TTCATCCAGAATCAGACctgataatatatcaatgcgTTGTTCATCGGAGATGTTGGTCttgtatattaatatattatcatatGTTTCAATGAATTTAGCTAACTCGTGCTCGACATCCACTGCTATATCATCGCAGATGTTGCTTGTATCCATAATCAACATCTTGCAAGCCATGGAGTCCTTGTTCAACAAGAAGAATTCCGACGCACTGTTGAACCCCGTACGATGCTTAGCGTAGTTGGTAATGTAAATAATCACATGTGCATTTGGAATGACTGTTATGTTATTAACGTTATctatgttgtattcattTCCAGGTGGAGAGAAAAAGTCCAATATACATCCTTTATACCAGTTTCGTCTTCTAATTTCAGCAAATATACATTCCAGTGGCACTTTAgctatatatatgtcacCCGAGGCAACGCTTTGCTCACTAATTTTGTCACTTTGTTCATCTAATGAATTGCTCTCTAGCTCTACTAACGTTGTCTTAAAATCGTATATGCTAGACAGATGTTCTGCAATCGTTGAACATGATAAAGCATCATCTCCCACTATCAAAATACGATGTGCACGTTTTTTAGAATGTCTAATATCCAGAATCCCGAATAAAACCTCTAACATAGTGCATTATGCATTCAAGCATAGACCAACGTTCGAGTAACGAATGACTATGTCTAATTAGACAGATATCAGCATAAATATAAACTGGCTTTTATTCTATTGAATTAGATAATATTTAACTTTTGGGTATACATGTGTATGCAAATGAACCTGATACTGCCTGCAGAATGTAATGCGTTGCACATAAATTCCATTACCAAATATTATTGTcttctacacatttattgAATTTGTTCAGATATCGACTTTAAACACGAAAACGCTTTATATTTAATTCAGTTGGCTGCTCTAGTGACGCTGGGAAGTATAGATTTCTAGCTGTAATTGATTTGCTAAGTTGGCTATGACGATTGGAACAACGGCAGATGATGAGGAATCTTCTATTATACAAGATGTATGTGCGCATTGCTGGTGTTCTATCATATTCTATAATGAGGAGTCTAGTGATTTAGACAAGATTCTTGGTAATCCAAATCTTGTCTGTAGGATCCAGGAACTATACGCTAATAGAGATTCTGTTGATCAACCTTGCTCGCTATGCAATTCTTTGGTTTTATcagatatatttgtttctAATGACGATATTTATTTAGTCGACAATGAGGGATATCGCTCAGCAGTTGCTGATGGGTGCCTACTGGAAGACGTCTTTGAACGCCTTGTGGACATAGAATGTGACATTAATAACCGTGAGCATACAAAGCCCGGTATGTTAGTGAAAGCATTTGGATTCAATATATGCGTTTTGGCTgtgtttttaaaatataacataggAACCAATGACCAAGTTATTAATTCGTTTGCCAAGCGATGCATTAAGATTGAATTAGATGAATCGGCAAAACAAAGAGTAAACGAGCTATCAAATGTATTTGACATGGTCAAAAGCAGGATAGAATCTTCAGTCACGAATATTGAAAATTCTAGTGACGAAGTCATCCAGCTGATTCAGTCATATTTGAGCTATTCACAAGTAAATAAAAAAGCAGTCAACTATATAGATGCTTACAGTCGACGATTACTGAGTTTAACAGCTACAAAGTTACAACAGGAATGCATGAAAAGTTGCATCCTTGATTCTCCATTGACCCAGAGGTTAATGCAAATTTATGTTGATGATAGGCACCTATTCGAACAATTGTTACGTATTAACCTTAATGTAAAAATTGTCCATGAGGATACTCTTCGAATATCGGAATTTGTTATCATACGTGATGTAATAACATTTGTTGGTTATTATAACAAGTTGGCAAGAGGGTTATGCCAAACGTCTTGGACACCGGGTAAAGAAAccaaggtatgtttttctAACGACTTATAAAGAAGTTTGTAGTCTAATCTCTCAGTAGAAGAATGCCTTTGCTTGCCTTTAATGTCCATATGCGATGGTTCCAGCTACAAATTCATGGCATCCGGTCGTGAGGATTGTGACGTGAGGACAATAGGTAATGGTAGGATGTTCTGTGTGGAATTATACAATTGCAAGCGTGATTTATTTGATGTATACAGGTTAATACATGGACTACATCAAGGTGCACAGCTACCAAACGATATGCCACATTGTTACATGTCTGATTTAAAAGGGATATTACATGACATCAAAGTGGGTGCAAACAGGATTAACCAGTACTACTTTGCAATGTTGAGCGACAAAGACACCGCCAAAAGCCCATCAAAAATGATAACCATATCTCCAATATCCCGTGAAACACTAAGTCAGGCATTCGATGCTAAAAATGATGGTAGACCGCAATCGGTAACGGGTACTGGATTTTATGGTCTAAAAGTGTCATTCAACAGTAGATTACAGAGACAAATAGTACAGACCGATGCAGAAAACAAATGTAAAACATATTCCTGTCTTATATATTCCGACGGAGCGGTCGATCTAGCGATATTTCACAAACTTCCACAAGGACCGTTCAGCATATCGCAAGAGAACCCTGTTAGAACGAGTCATCGCAAAGGCCAATGTAAACGAACACgtgaaatatattatatgcatGTGGACCCAATACATCCAAGGTTGTTTCATTTGACGATCAAAACACAGGCAGGTGAGTCATCGCGTTCGCTTTTGTCGTCATGAAACACAGGCACATACATTAAAGAATTTGTAAATGGAGACATCGGACGTACTACACCATCACT
This is a stretch of genomic DNA from Babesia bovis T2Bo chromosome 1, whole genome shotgun sequence. It encodes these proteins:
- a CDS encoding tRNA pseudouridine synthase family protein codes for the protein MTIGTTADDEESSIIQDVCAHCWCSIIFYNEESSDLDKILGNPNLVCRIQELYANRDSVDQPCSLCNSLVLSDIFVSNDDIYLVDNEGYRSAVADGCLLEDVFERLVDIECDINNREHTKPGMLVKAFGFNICVLAVFLKYNIGTNDQVINSFAKRCIKIELDESAKQRVNELSNVFDMVKSRIESSVTNIENSSDEVIQLIQSYLSYSQVNKKAVNYIDAYSRRLLSLTATKLQQECMKSCILDSPLTQRLMQIYVDDRHLFEQLLRINLNVKIVHEDTLRISEFVIIRDVITFVGYYNKLARGLCQTSWTPGKETKSNLSVEECLCLPLMSICDGSSYKFMASGREDCDVRTIGNGRMFCVELYNCKRDLFDVYRLIHGLHQGAQLPNDMPHCYMSDLKGILHDIKVGANRINQYYFAMLSDKDTAKSPSKMITISPISRETLSQAFDAKNDGRPQSVTGTGFYGLKVSFNSRLQRQIVQTDAENKCKTYSCLIYSDGAVDLAIFHKLPQGPFSISQENPVRTSHRKGQCKRTREIYYMHVDPIHPRLFHLTIKTQAGTYIKEFVNGDIGRTTPSLKELLGAKSLYVIHLDVIDFSGETR